One stretch of Xiphophorus maculatus strain JP 163 A chromosome 19, X_maculatus-5.0-male, whole genome shotgun sequence DNA includes these proteins:
- the dio3 gene encoding thyroxine 5-deiodinase — translation MMNTVKAVKNAAVCFVLLPRFLMAAVVFWLLDFLCIRKRFFFRVKEQGGDAIDPPVCISDSNRLFSLESLKAVWHGQKLDFLKAAHLGRGAPNTEVVRLEDRQHSRILDFAHGDRPLILNFGSCTUPPFMARLKAFQEVAQLNADIADTVVVYIEEAHPSDGWTSTDAPYQIPTHQSLEERLSAAHLIHLEVPGCRVVADNMEDSSSAAYGAYFNRLYVLHRGTVAYQGGRGPEGYRVSELRAWLDQHRKALQKTESSLALNV, via the coding sequence ATGATGAATACAGTCAAAGCTGTGAAAAACGCGGCGGTTTGTTTCGTCCTGCTGCCCCGCTTCCTCATGGCAGCTGTAGTTTTCTGGCTGCTGGACTTCTTGTGCATCAGGAAGAGGTTTTTCTTCAGGGTGAAGGAGCAGGGAGGCGATGCCATTGATCCTCCAGTGTGCATTTCGGACTCCAACCGGCTCTTCAGCTTGGAGTCGCTGAAGGCCGTCTGGCACGGCCAGAAGCTGGACTTTCTGAAAGCGGCGCACCTCGGACGCGGAGCGCCCAACACCGAAGTTGTGCGCCTGGAGGACCGGCAGCACTCCCGCATCCTGGACTTTGCGCACGGCGACCGGCCGCTCATCCTCAACTTCGGCAGCTGCACCTGACCGCCGTTCATGGCGCGCCTGAAGGCTTTCCAGGAGGTCGCGCAGCTGAACGCGGACATCGCGGACACCGTGGTGGTGTACATCGAGGAGGCGCATCCGTCCGACGGCTGGACGAGCACCGACGCGCCCTACCAGATCCCGACGCACCAGAGTCTGGAGGAGCGGCTGAGCGCGGCGCACCTGATCCACCTGGAGGTGCCCGGCTGCCGGGTGGTGGCGGACAACATGGAGGACTCCTCCAGCGCCGCGTACGGGGCGTATTTCAACAGACTGTACGTCCTGCACCGGGGCACGGTGGCGTACCAGGGCGGCCGGGGACCGGAGGGTTACCGGGTCTCAGAGCTCAGAGCCTGGCTGGACCAACACCGGAAAGCGCTGCAAAAAACTGAGAGCAGTCTGGCTTTAAACGTGTAA